One genomic segment of Arachis duranensis cultivar V14167 chromosome 4, aradu.V14167.gnm2.J7QH, whole genome shotgun sequence includes these proteins:
- the LOC107484682 gene encoding telomere repeat-binding protein 5-like, producing MVLQKRLNYSFDGYHVPVIPRASRSVRGRGSIRKKRDSSHIHAFEILASVAGNFLHANESSNPENTSFPKEADIFHGNDVKEKENDETVGLFKGDLFTHGTCSKTTTTCVPSLQGEHDNQSIAVCENVARIMDGLFSHGSHLEGQGQNVLEREDGGMKRRNSNEKIIHIKGSYVGVTEPGHRVFKDCTLENNVEKPLPECHNHLDPSHGGSTARKLVNTDNDENFARCTQSNLRNKISSSPLDTPKLKDASPIASDENNSRDNSELENLQRMYPFKKRKFFNQTSSSTSDRGSQCQGVFDFSDSKVNSTIHGTGIEESSSIAGQQLHPGSKGCNVKLSIKSFKVPELFIDIPETATIGSLKRTVMEAVTTILGDELHVGILLQGKKIRDDNKTLIQTGICQDDKRHRLGFMLEPRHTRISSPSYNEDPCYLTSSPQQKLSRQSTSLMFQQGTYNVSQERSLIKIESCAEGDLKLASSVADTSANNNMSKCRALVAVPAINMQALAVVPLRRKSGNPDFGQRRIRRPFSVLEVEALVQAVEKLGTGRWRDVKQRAFDHAKHRTYVDLKDKWKTLVHTARISPQQRRGEPVPQELLDRVLAAHAYWSQQQCKHQLKPL from the exons ATGGTGTTGCAGAAGAGGTTGAACTATAGTTTTGATGGCTATCATGTGCCTGTCATTCCTAGAGCTTCAAGATCTGTTAGg GGGAGGGGTTCCATCCGGAAGAAGCGCGACAGCAGTCATATACATGCTTTCGAAATTCTAGCTAGCGTAGCTGGCAATTTCTTGCATGCAAACGAGAGTTCCAACCCTGAAAACACTTCTTTTCCAAAAGAAGCTGATATTTTTCATGGTAATGAtgtaaaggagaaagagaatgatgaaacagTAGGGTTGTTTAAGGGGGACCTTTTCACGCACGGGACGTGTAGCAAAACTACCACTACTTGTGTCCCTAGTTTGCAAGGAGAACATGACAACCAAAG TATTGCGGTGTGCGAAAATGTGGCCCGAATAATGGATGGTTTATTTTCTCATGGCAGCCATCTTGAAGGGCAAGGACAAAATGTCCTTGAGAGGGAAGATGGAGGCATGAAAAGAAGAAATTCTAATGAGAAAATCATCCATATCAAAGGCAGCTATGTCGGAGTTACTGAACCAGGTCATAGGGTATTTAAAGATTGCACTTTGGAAAATAATGTGGAAAAGCCTTTGCCAGAGTGTCACAATCATCTTGATCCTTCGCACGGCGGTTCCACTGCTAGGAAATTAGTTAATACAGATAATGACGAAAACTTTGCTCGGTGCACTCAATCAAACTTGAGGAATAAGATATCGAGTTCACCACTAGACACACCAAAACTGAAGGATGCAAGTCCTATTGCAAGTG ATGAGAACAATAGTAGAGACAACTCAGAACTCGAAAATTTACAACGCATGTATCCATTTAAGAAGAGGAAGTTCTTTAATCAGACCTCATCATCCACATCCGATAGAGGCTCTCAGTGTCAAGGCGTATTTGATTTTTCAGACAGCAAAGTTAATAGCACAATCCATGGTACAG GGATTGAAGAATCGTCCTCTATAGCTGGTCAACAGCTTCATCCTGGATCCAAGGGTTGTAATG TGAAGCTTAGCATAAAATCCTTCAAAGTCCCGGAGCTTTTCATTGATATACCAGAAACTGCAACAATTGGATCACTGAAG AGGACAGTGATGGAGGCTGTGACAACTATACTAGGAGATGAACTACATGTCGGCATCCTTTTGCAGGGAAAGAAGATTCGAGACGACAACAAAACTCTGATTCAGACAGGGATATGCCAAGATGACAAACGTCATAGGTTAGGGTTCATGTTGGAGCCAAGACATACTAGGATTTCTTCACCTTCGTACAATGAAGACCCTTGTTATTTAACTTCTAGTCCACAACAAAAGTTATCTAG GCAATCAACATCATTAATGTTCCAACAGGGAACATATAATGTATCTCAAGAACGCTCTCTGATCAAAATTGAAAGTTGTGCTGAAGGTGATCTCAAATTGGCCTCCTCTGTAGCAGATACTTCAGCTAACAATAACATGTCCAAGTGTCGTGCTCTCGTAGCAGTTCCTGCCATTAACATGCAAGCATTAGCTGTGGTCCCATTGCGGCGCAAATCTGGGAATCCTGACTTCGGACAGCGTCGAATTAGGAGGCCTTTCTCTGTCCTTGAAGTAGAAGCATTGGTTCAGGCAGTTGAAAAACTTGGAACTGGAAG GTGGCGCGATGTCAAACAACGTGCTTTCGATCATGCAAAGCATCGAACTTATGTGGATTTGAAG GATAAGTGGAAGACATTGGTGCACACAGCAAGAATCTCCCCTCAGCAAAGAAGAGGAGAACCTGTACCTCAAGAGCTTTTGGATAGGGTCTTAGCCGCACACGCGTATTGGTCTCAACAACAATGCAAGCACCAACTTAAACCTTTGTAA